A genomic stretch from Microcebus murinus isolate Inina chromosome 11, M.murinus_Inina_mat1.0, whole genome shotgun sequence includes:
- the LOC105877319 gene encoding small ribosomal subunit protein eS4, X isoform-like translates to MARGPKKHLKCVAAPKHWMLDKLSGVFAPRPSTGPHKLRECLPLIIFLRNRLKYALTGDEVKICMQRFIKIDGKVRTDITYPAGFMDVISIDKTGENFRLIYDTKGRFAVHRITPEEAKYKLCKVREIFVGTKGISHLVTHDARTIRYPDPLIKVNDTIQIDLETGKITDFIKFDTGNLCMVTGGANLGRIGVITNRERHPGSFDVVHVKDANGNSFATRLSNIFVIGKGNKPWISLPRGKGICLTIAEERDKRLAAKQSSG, encoded by the coding sequence ATGGCCCGCGGTCCCAAGAAGCATCTGAAGTGTGTAGCAGCTCCAAAGCATTGGATGCTGGATAAGCTGAGCGGTGTGTTTGCTCCTCGTCCATCCACTGGTCCCCACAAGCTGAGAGAGTGTCTCCCactcatcattttcctaagaaacaggcttaagtATGCCCTGACAGGAGATGAAGTGAAGATCTGCATGCAGCGCTTCATTAAAATTGATGGCAAGGTCCGAACTGATATAACCTACCCTGCTGGATTTATGGATGTCATCAGCATtgacaagactggagagaatttccgtctgatttatgacaccaagggtcgctttgctgttcatcgtatcacacctgaggaggccaagtacaagttgtgcaaagtgagagaaatctttgtgggcacaaaaggaatctctcatctggtgactcatgatgctcgtaccatccgctatcctgatccactcatcaaagtgaatgacaccattcagattgatttggagactggcaagattactgatttcatcaagtttgacactggtaacctgtgtatggtgactggaggcgctaacctgggaagaattggtgtgatcaccaacagagaaagacatcccgggtcttttgatgtggttcacgtgaaagatgccaatggcaacagctttgccactcgcctctccaacattttcgttattggcaaaggcaacaaaccatggatttctcttcctcgAGGAAAAGGTATCTGCCTCACCATTGCTGAAGAGAGGGATAAGAGACTGGCAGccaaacagagcagtgggtga